From the Peromyscus leucopus breed LL Stock chromosome 8b, UCI_PerLeu_2.1, whole genome shotgun sequence genome, one window contains:
- the C8BH17orf58 gene encoding LOW QUALITY PROTEIN: UPF0450 protein C17orf58 homolog (The sequence of the model RefSeq protein was modified relative to this genomic sequence to represent the inferred CDS: inserted 1 base in 1 codon), giving the protein MTARALWLLCLIIGWSPEAPVAERKAPPPHRKPGVRETPGPRAQPLPEFARRPRAADAGPRAWPEPRRRKQAPPADNRAGFREAARAPAGLPGPRLTQAENRASXAEDSPRRARSRAPRPQGARAAGPAHPNRPRAAAQPSGSPRALPPEDAELETQSCARACSGDADEREAYCASEFAVNGIVHDVDVLGAGLRLVTLLVDPEGLYKMSRLYITPDGFFFRVHILALDSSSCHKPCPELKPGSRYIVMGHIYHKRRQLPTALLQVLRGRLRPGDGLLRGSSSYVKRFNRKREWQVRGVTHTQCI; this is encoded by the exons ATGACAGCTCGAGCCCTCTGGCTTCTCTGTTTGATCATCGGATGGTCCCCCGAAGCCCCGGTGGCGGAGAGAAAAG CTCCTCCGCCGCACCGAAAGCCCGGCGTCCGGGAAACGCCGGGCCCGCGCGCGCAGCCGCTGCCCGAGTTCGCGCGCCGGCCGCGAGCCGCGGACGCAGGGCCGCGCGCCTGGCCGGAGCCCCGGCGCCGGAAGCAAGCGCCACCAGCTGACAACCGCGCCGGCTTCCGGGAGGCGGCGCGCGCGCCCGCAGGGCTCCCGGGCCCGCGCCTCACTCAGGCGGAGAACCGCGCGT TCGCCGAGGACTCCCCGCGGCGTGCGCGCTCTCGGGCGCCGCGACCCCAGGGCGCGCGCGCCGCCGGCCCCGCCCACCCGAACCGGCCGCGCGCCGCCGCGCAGCCCTCTGGAAGCCCGCGGGCGCTGCCGCCGGAGGACGCCGAGCTGGAGACCCAGTCGTGCGCGCGCGCCTGCAGCGGGGACGCGGACGAGCGCGAGGCCTACTGCGCCAGCGAATTCG CCGTGAACGGAATCGTGCACGACGTGGACGTGCTGGGCGCGGGCCTGCGGCTGGTGACTCTACTGGTGGACCCTGAAGGGCTGTACAAGATGAGCCGCCTGTACATCACTCCTGACGGCTTTTTCTTCCGCGTGCATATTCTAGCCCTGGACTCCTCCAGTTGCCATAAGCCGTGTCCAGAACTTAAACCTG GAAGCCGGTATATTGTGATGGGCCACATCTACCATAAGAGACGGCAGCTCCCTACTGCTCTGCTCCAGGTCCTGAGAGGGCGCCTGCGGCCAGGAGACGGACTGCTCAGGGGTAGCAGCAGCTACGTGAAAAGATTTAACCGAAAACGGGAGTGGCAAGTTCGAGGTGTCACCCACACCCAGTGCATTTGA